The Orenia marismortui DSM 5156 genome window below encodes:
- a CDS encoding DUF951 domain-containing protein: MKFSVGEIVQFRKKHPCGEDRWEILRTGMDFRIKCLECGRVIMLSRPKFEKSVKKKVTSH; the protein is encoded by the coding sequence ATGAAGTTTTCTGTTGGTGAAATTGTTCAATTTAGAAAAAAACATCCTTGTGGAGAGGATAGATGGGAAATCTTACGAACAGGAATGGATTTTAGAATAAAATGTTTAGAGTGTGGTAGAGTTATTATGCTCTCGCGTCCTAAATTTGAAAAGAGTGTTAAAAAGAAAGTAACTAGCCACTAG
- a CDS encoding single-stranded DNA-binding protein encodes MLNKVILIGRLGADPELRYTPNGTAVCNFSLAVERDYTNQQGERDVDWVDIVVWRKQAETCANHLEKGRLVAVEGRLQVRYYETNEGQRRKVTEIVANSVRFLDWSSNNNRNNNSNTNSNNNTNSNNNMQSMEEDIEVPF; translated from the coding sequence TTGCTTAATAAAGTTATTCTAATAGGCCGGTTAGGGGCAGACCCTGAATTAAGGTATACTCCTAATGGTACAGCGGTATGTAACTTTAGTTTAGCTGTTGAACGGGATTATACGAATCAGCAAGGTGAAAGAGATGTAGATTGGGTTGATATTGTTGTTTGGAGAAAGCAAGCAGAAACATGTGCAAACCACCTAGAAAAAGGAAGATTAGTTGCAGTTGAAGGAAGATTACAAGTTCGTTATTATGAAACAAATGAGGGACAGAGAAGAAAAGTTACAGAGATTGTAGCTAATAGTGTTAGATTTTTGGATTGGTCTAGCAATAATAATAGAAATAATAACAGTAACACTAACAGTAATAATAATACTAATAGCAATAATAATATGCAATCTATGGAAGAAGATATAGAGGTCCCTTTTTAA
- the rpsR gene encoding 30S ribosomal protein S18, with translation MARGRRRKSCDFCVNKVDKIDYKKVKFLRKYITDRGKILPRRISGNCAKHQRELTTAIKRARNIALLPYKID, from the coding sequence ATGGCGCGCGGAAGAAGAAGAAAATCATGTGATTTTTGTGTTAATAAAGTAGATAAAATCGATTATAAAAAAGTTAAATTTTTACGTAAATATATTACTGATCGCGGGAAAATATTACCAAGAAGAATTTCTGGTAACTGTGCAAAACATCAAAGAGAACTAACTACAGCAATTAAAAGAGCAAGAAATATTGCTTTATTACCTTATAAAATTGACTAA
- a CDS encoding DUF2232 domain-containing protein: MQTKAIVEGALLTGITVILVFLGSILPFIGIIAPLPLIILSVRWETKVSIMSSLLVAVILGILMNPMMLVISLLSTGLIGVSMGAAFEEDFSPKAIVMVGTIATVVSLLLILAVNTYILDIDIFKEIEGIFDLSSDIYKQLGVSEQYMTQFNQIFSQLINLIKVVFPALFLLVGLFTAVINYYFSVKILDRIGYNYKFFFSLRKLRYSKYLAVIYILFRLLLSLSKEEILIVFIQNSLIIINFMILFEGLAVVYSYFVKKKVKNSLIILIVIFFLPFVSQIFFIIGFFDLWIDFRKLDKS; this comes from the coding sequence GTGCAAACAAAGGCAATAGTAGAAGGAGCTTTATTAACAGGAATTACAGTGATATTAGTCTTTTTGGGTTCTATTCTTCCTTTTATAGGAATTATAGCTCCTTTACCCTTAATTATATTATCTGTAAGATGGGAAACAAAAGTAAGTATAATGAGTAGTTTACTAGTAGCGGTCATTCTAGGTATATTAATGAATCCTATGATGTTGGTGATTTCCCTATTATCAACTGGATTAATAGGAGTTAGTATGGGAGCTGCTTTTGAAGAAGATTTTTCTCCTAAAGCAATTGTAATGGTAGGAACTATTGCTACAGTAGTGTCATTATTACTAATTTTAGCTGTTAATACCTACATATTAGATATAGATATATTTAAAGAGATAGAAGGTATATTTGATCTGTCTTCAGATATTTATAAACAACTTGGCGTTTCTGAGCAGTATATGACTCAATTTAATCAGATATTTTCTCAATTAATTAATTTAATAAAGGTTGTCTTTCCAGCACTATTTTTATTAGTGGGGCTTTTTACTGCTGTTATTAATTATTATTTTAGTGTTAAAATATTAGATAGAATAGGATATAATTATAAATTTTTCTTTTCATTAAGGAAACTCAGATATTCTAAGTATTTAGCAGTTATTTATATATTATTTCGCTTATTATTATCATTATCTAAGGAAGAGATATTGATAGTATTCATACAAAATTCTTTAATTATTATAAATTTTATGATTTTATTTGAAGGTTTAGCAGTTGTCTATTCTTACTTTGTTAAGAAAAAAGTGAAAAATTCACTAATTATTCTAATTGTAATTTTCTTTTTACCTTTTGTTAGTCAGATCTTTTTTATTATAGGATTTTTCGATCTCTGGATTGATTTTCGCAAATTAGATAAAAGTTAA
- the ychF gene encoding redox-regulated ATPase YchF, whose translation MGMKCGIVGLPNVGKSTLFNAITEAGAESANYPFCTIDPNIGIVEVPDQRLDKLTEVIDPKKEVPTAIEFVDIAGLVKGASKGEGLGNKFLGNIREVDAIVHVVRCFEDENITHVEGGVDPLRDIEIIDLELILADLDSVNKKKDRTEKMLKTGDKIYKEQMAVLEKLSPILEDGKPARSAGLSEDEEKLIRDLNLLTLKPVLYAANVSEDEIGKEDNELVAKVREKASEEEAKVVTISARIEAEIAELDGEEKEMFLEELGIKESGLDKLIRAGYELLGLITYFTAGEKEVRAWTVKRGATAPEAAGVIHTDMQRGFIKAEVVSYEDLIAAGSFAKAREAGTLRLEGKDYIVEDGDVCYFKFNV comes from the coding sequence ATGGGAATGAAATGTGGAATTGTTGGGTTACCAAATGTAGGTAAGTCGACATTATTTAATGCGATTACAGAAGCAGGAGCAGAATCTGCTAATTATCCATTCTGTACAATTGATCCTAATATTGGGATTGTAGAGGTTCCAGACCAAAGATTGGACAAGTTAACAGAAGTAATAGACCCTAAGAAGGAGGTTCCTACAGCAATTGAATTTGTTGATATTGCTGGTTTGGTTAAGGGAGCTAGTAAGGGAGAAGGTTTAGGTAATAAATTTTTAGGTAATATTCGTGAAGTAGATGCTATTGTACATGTAGTACGTTGTTTTGAAGATGAAAATATTACCCATGTTGAAGGTGGAGTAGATCCTTTAAGAGATATAGAAATTATAGATTTAGAACTTATATTAGCTGATTTAGATAGTGTTAATAAGAAGAAAGATCGGACTGAGAAAATGCTTAAAACAGGAGATAAAATTTATAAAGAACAGATGGCTGTTTTAGAGAAATTATCTCCTATATTAGAAGATGGTAAACCTGCTAGAAGTGCTGGTTTATCTGAAGATGAAGAAAAATTAATTAGAGATTTAAATTTATTAACTTTAAAGCCAGTCCTTTATGCAGCAAATGTATCTGAAGATGAGATTGGAAAAGAAGATAATGAATTAGTAGCTAAAGTTAGAGAAAAAGCATCAGAAGAAGAAGCAAAGGTTGTTACAATTAGTGCACGTATAGAAGCTGAAATTGCTGAATTAGATGGAGAAGAAAAAGAGATGTTCTTAGAAGAGTTAGGTATAAAAGAGTCGGGTCTGGATAAATTAATTAGAGCTGGATATGAATTACTAGGTTTAATAACATATTTTACTGCTGGAGAGAAAGAAGTTAGAGCTTGGACTGTTAAAAGAGGTGCTACAGCCCCAGAAGCTGCTGGAGTCATTCATACTGATATGCAAAGAGGATTTATCAAAGCTGAAGTAGTTAGCTATGAAGATTTAATTGCAGCAGGTTCTTTTGCTAAAGCAAGAGAAGCAGGAACTTTGAGATTAGAAGGAAAAGATTATATAGTTGAAGATGGAGATGTATGTTACTTTAAATTTAATGTATAA
- a CDS encoding MazG-like family protein, which produces MKKFKAIEGSITKNLKIIEWLKSELLANISLLFRVMIKQNETKLLEILTNIIMSTYLLAKRLGYSFDQLDRKLEKQIEVNINNKHQIEAWYGDLSELLEHLKDRN; this is translated from the coding sequence ATGAAGAAGTTTAAAGCTATAGAAGGTTCTATAACTAAGAACCTAAAAATAATTGAATGGCTAAAAAGTGAATTGCTTGCTAATATATCTTTGTTATTTAGAGTTATGATTAAGCAAAATGAAACTAAATTATTAGAAATTTTAACAAATATAATTATGTCTACTTATTTATTGGCTAAAAGGTTAGGTTATTCTTTTGATCAATTAGATAGGAAGTTAGAAAAGCAGATAGAGGTAAATATTAATAATAAGCATCAAATAGAAGCATGGTATGGTGATTTAAGTGAGTTATTAGAACACTTAAAAGACCGGAATTAA
- a CDS encoding mechanosensitive ion channel family protein: protein MNNTTVRFQELWGEFLDRILNPDLLAKVGLGFLQLAGILIAGKMFLRLGNFVIDRLFEEKEAYESNVKRRNKTLKIVLKSALRYILYFIGGATALEVVGVPIAPILAGAGVVGLAVGFGAQNLVRDVITGFFILFERQFSVGDYIKISDIDGIVQEIGLRVTKVKNFDGDLHIIPNGKIEQVTNLSSEARRVVVDAPIDYGQDIAEVINILKELSKELKAEYSVIKEGPTVQGVQELAGSSVNIRIIAMVEPMESWQMGRIMRQRIKERFDEKGIDIPYNHLVLINKED from the coding sequence ATGAATAATACTACTGTAAGGTTTCAGGAATTATGGGGAGAATTTTTAGATAGAATTTTGAACCCAGATTTATTAGCTAAGGTTGGTTTAGGATTTTTACAATTAGCAGGTATTTTAATAGCAGGAAAGATGTTTTTAAGATTAGGGAATTTTGTTATTGACCGCTTATTTGAAGAGAAAGAAGCATATGAAAGTAATGTGAAAAGGAGAAATAAAACCTTAAAGATAGTTCTTAAAAGTGCTTTAAGATATATCTTATATTTTATTGGTGGAGCAACAGCTTTAGAAGTAGTAGGTGTACCTATTGCTCCTATTTTAGCTGGAGCAGGAGTAGTTGGACTAGCTGTAGGTTTTGGTGCTCAAAACTTAGTTCGAGATGTTATAACTGGATTTTTCATCCTATTTGAAAGACAGTTTTCTGTAGGAGATTATATTAAAATATCAGACATAGATGGTATTGTACAAGAGATTGGACTGAGGGTAACTAAAGTTAAGAATTTTGATGGCGATTTACATATTATCCCAAATGGAAAAATAGAACAAGTGACAAATCTTAGTTCAGAAGCAAGAAGGGTAGTAGTTGATGCTCCAATTGATTATGGACAAGATATTGCAGAAGTAATTAATATACTCAAAGAACTATCTAAGGAATTAAAAGCAGAGTATTCAGTGATTAAAGAAGGACCAACAGTACAAGGTGTACAAGAGTTGGCTGGTTCTAGTGTTAATATTAGGATAATTGCAATGGTGGAGCCAATGGAATCATGGCAGATGGGAAGAATTATGAGACAAAGAATTAAGGAAAGATTTGATGAGAAGGGAATTGATATTCCATATAATCATCTAGTATTAATTAATAAGGAAGATTAA
- the rplI gene encoding 50S ribosomal protein L9: MKVILEKNVKGLGKKGEIVEASDGHARNYLIPRGLAKKANEGNVHNLKQKKKAKKRQARRELEEAKEKAKKLENKIFTIKVKAGDNGRLFGSVTSKDIANKIKKEIGEKIDKRKIELADNIRTLGTKKVSIKLHKGVTAKVKIKVTEA; encoded by the coding sequence ATGAAAGTTATCTTAGAAAAGAATGTTAAAGGATTAGGTAAAAAAGGAGAGATTGTTGAAGCTTCTGATGGACATGCACGTAATTATTTAATTCCACGTGGATTAGCTAAAAAAGCTAATGAAGGAAATGTTCATAATTTAAAGCAGAAGAAGAAAGCTAAGAAGCGCCAGGCAAGAAGAGAATTAGAGGAAGCCAAAGAAAAAGCTAAAAAATTAGAAAATAAAATTTTTACTATTAAAGTAAAGGCAGGAGATAATGGGCGGTTATTTGGTTCAGTAACTTCTAAAGATATAGCAAATAAAATTAAGAAAGAAATTGGAGAAAAGATCGATAAAAGAAAAATAGAACTTGCTGATAATATTAGAACTTTAGGAACTAAAAAGGTTAGTATCAAGTTACATAAAGGTGTAACTGCAAAAGTAAAGATAAAGGTAACTGAAGCCTAA
- the alr gene encoding alanine racemase — MKNLRPTWLEIDLNALKHNIREVRSKLDNSTDIMAIVKANAYGHGTVEIAKAALYEGINWFGVATVAEGIELRNAGIDANILVLGTLLNEQIDNIVKYNLTPTVYDYNLAKELSKLGKDIKIHIKIDTGMGRIGFLPKNAKEEIKRIFNLPNIKIEGLFTHFAKADTDKNYTLKQLKRLNKLIKTLEEDDIRIPIIHSSNSAAIINFPEAHYNLVRMGIILYGLYPDNRLVDKLNLKPVLSWKAKLVHVKEIEKGRGISYGCTYITKSKTKVGTLPVGYHDGYSRSLSAKAEVLFNGNRSPVIGTICMDQMMIDLTGLDAKAGDIVTLIGKDKEEEVSVNELATKLDTINYEIISRIAPRVPRVFYENGEIIAIKEG; from the coding sequence ATGAAAAATTTACGACCTACTTGGTTAGAGATAGATTTAAATGCATTAAAGCATAATATAAGAGAAGTTAGAAGTAAATTAGACAATAGCACAGATATTATGGCTATTGTTAAAGCAAATGCTTATGGGCATGGTACTGTTGAAATAGCTAAAGCTGCACTTTATGAAGGTATAAATTGGTTTGGAGTAGCTACAGTAGCAGAGGGAATTGAGTTGCGTAATGCTGGAATAGATGCTAATATTTTAGTTTTAGGTACTTTGCTTAACGAACAGATTGATAATATAGTTAAATATAATTTAACTCCTACTGTTTATGATTATAATTTGGCCAAGGAACTATCAAAATTAGGTAAAGATATAAAAATACATATAAAAATAGATACTGGAATGGGGCGGATTGGCTTTTTACCCAAAAATGCTAAAGAAGAAATAAAAAGGATTTTTAATTTACCTAATATAAAAATAGAAGGTTTATTTACTCATTTTGCAAAAGCTGATACAGATAAAAATTATACATTAAAGCAACTAAAGAGATTAAATAAATTGATTAAAACTTTAGAAGAAGATGATATAAGAATACCGATAATCCATAGTTCAAATAGTGCTGCTATTATTAATTTTCCGGAAGCCCATTACAATTTAGTTAGAATGGGGATAATCCTCTATGGATTATATCCTGATAATAGATTAGTAGATAAGTTGAATTTAAAGCCAGTATTAAGTTGGAAGGCAAAGCTTGTTCATGTTAAAGAAATAGAAAAAGGACGAGGAATTAGTTATGGTTGTACTTATATTACTAAATCTAAAACTAAGGTAGGTACTTTACCAGTAGGATATCATGATGGTTATTCAAGGTCTTTATCTGCTAAAGCAGAAGTCTTATTTAATGGAAATAGGTCTCCAGTAATTGGGACAATATGTATGGATCAAATGATGATTGATTTGACAGGATTAGATGCTAAAGCTGGTGATATAGTGACTCTAATAGGTAAAGATAAAGAAGAAGAGGTTAGTGTAAATGAGTTAGCTACTAAGCTAGATACAATTAATTATGAAATAATTAGTAGAATTGCTCCAAGAGTTCCTAGAGTTTTTTATGAGAATGGAGAAATAATTGCAATTAAGGAGGGATAA
- the rpsF gene encoding 30S ribosomal protein S6 translates to MRKYETIFIVKPDLGEEATEAVVEKMTTLIADNGGEVANTDKWGTKELAYEINDYTTGYYTVINFTGEPATIEELERIYKLDDNVLRYLILRNE, encoded by the coding sequence ATGAGAAAATATGAAACTATATTTATTGTAAAACCTGATTTAGGAGAAGAAGCTACTGAAGCAGTAGTAGAGAAAATGACTACTTTAATTGCTGATAATGGTGGTGAAGTAGCTAATACTGATAAATGGGGAACAAAAGAGTTGGCTTATGAGATTAATGACTATACTACTGGATATTACACAGTAATTAATTTCACAGGTGAGCCAGCAACTATTGAAGAGTTAGAAAGAATTTATAAACTTGATGATAATGTCCTTCGTTATTTAATTTTAAGAAACGAATAA
- a CDS encoding YkvI family membrane protein, with amino-acid sequence MSELRRNNSFRVAVTYIGAIIGAGFASGQEILHFFVTYGNRGLMGVLLSGLLFSFLGVIIIYISSKLNCNSYKELFYTIGGNKIGFLADITLTLFLLGSLIVMLAGSKEICNELFNYKVNIGLIATLLIVIWTNYYGLEGIMSLNFILIPILVIITIIITGNLIAGFHLDQIENYFSLDWIISSLIYTGYNFVLSMTVLIPLTEGIKKTDLFSGIFLGGILLGFLAFLIAYTLNQFYPQVSNSQIPLLEIIFNYQPKLYYVYSITLWLAMLTTATCNLYALTKRLTLSIRLSEKKIILMIVLFILPFIKLPFSSLVEFIYPQIGKLSLGLFLLLFINYFMKFIIRS; translated from the coding sequence GTGAGTGAATTGAGGAGAAATAATAGTTTTAGGGTAGCTGTAACATATATTGGAGCTATTATAGGAGCAGGATTTGCTTCAGGTCAAGAAATACTTCATTTTTTTGTGACTTATGGTAATAGAGGTTTAATGGGGGTTTTATTGTCTGGGTTGTTATTTAGCTTTTTAGGTGTTATCATTATCTATATAAGCTCCAAATTGAACTGTAATAGCTATAAAGAATTGTTTTACACTATAGGTGGCAATAAAATTGGATTTTTAGCTGATATAACCCTAACTTTATTTCTACTAGGTAGTTTAATTGTAATGCTAGCAGGAAGTAAGGAGATATGTAATGAATTATTTAATTATAAAGTTAATATTGGCTTAATAGCTACCCTGTTAATAGTAATCTGGACTAATTATTATGGATTAGAAGGAATTATGAGTTTGAATTTTATTTTAATACCAATATTAGTTATTATAACAATTATTATTACAGGAAATTTAATAGCTGGTTTTCATTTAGACCAGATAGAAAATTATTTTAGTTTAGACTGGATAATTTCATCTTTAATTTACACCGGATATAACTTTGTTCTTTCTATGACAGTCTTGATTCCTTTAACAGAAGGGATTAAAAAAACAGATTTATTTAGTGGTATTTTTCTTGGTGGAATACTGTTAGGTTTCTTAGCTTTTCTAATTGCTTATACATTAAATCAATTTTATCCTCAAGTAAGCAATAGCCAGATCCCACTTTTAGAAATAATATTTAATTATCAACCTAAATTATATTATGTATATTCTATAACTTTGTGGTTGGCTATGTTGACTACTGCTACTTGTAATTTATATGCTTTAACTAAGCGACTTACTTTAAGTATAAGGTTATCTGAGAAGAAGATCATATTAATGATTGTATTATTTATACTTCCTTTTATAAAGTTACCTTTTTCTAGCTTGGTTGAATTTATTTATCCCCAGATAGGTAAATTAAGCTTAGGTTTATTTTTATTATTATTTATTAATTACTTTATGAAATTTATAATTAGAAGTTAA